A stretch of the Clostridium fungisolvens genome encodes the following:
- a CDS encoding BglG family transcription antiterminator: MDRVYKIVDLLLKSNCPVSVDFIAQNLNVSNKTIRNDFPKIQQIVDEANLKLTKKPGVGIIIEGLEERKLRLEETLKEDNSYIEPFSPEDRLNYILKQLFISKEPIAVKELSQSLYVSRVTVQKDLEKVEEWLSKFNLTLKKKPSYGVEIIGNEEGWRKAIANLLALTSNKGYEELKELLYDECERKIDYKSISKLKELVNIDYRLLENIITKAEKKLEFKFSDEAFVSLIMHIAISIKRLKEGKDVKLSEEMLNSLKENEEYEEARQIAEEIEESFKIKLPESEIGYILLHILGTKLLEGKSENLTIALEGQGDSELAVIMAREIISIAERALHMNLSNDKQLLNGLILHLRPTINRLKYDLALRNPMLKEIKENYIEIYGVAWMTSTVFEKYLSVKMPDEEIGYICLHLAASVERNKNPLKALIVCASGIGTSQFIAARLEKSFRQIEIIDVISIIELKQRSLKDIDIVISTVPVEVNRPKLMISPLLNQNDIRRLGIFIDNVYSNKSKNDETYPIIDKSLIKVRGSVESKELLIKEICTDLVNSKYVDNEYVYSVLEREKIYSTAIGGGVAIPHGEVALVKRSCFAISILDHPICWGNENVEMIFLLCISEADREKSRKWMRNLYNFIDDSSNVKFLKSIKSSEEISRVVEEFIYADK, from the coding sequence ATGGACAGGGTTTATAAAATAGTGGATTTGTTATTAAAAAGTAATTGCCCCGTATCTGTAGATTTTATTGCACAGAATCTTAATGTATCAAATAAGACCATTAGAAATGACTTTCCTAAAATCCAACAGATTGTTGACGAAGCCAATTTGAAGCTTACTAAAAAACCAGGGGTAGGGATTATTATCGAGGGATTAGAAGAAAGAAAACTGAGACTTGAAGAAACTTTAAAAGAAGATAATAGCTATATAGAACCATTTTCTCCAGAGGATAGATTGAACTATATTTTAAAACAATTATTTATAAGTAAAGAACCTATTGCAGTGAAAGAATTATCTCAAAGTTTATACGTAAGTCGAGTTACTGTTCAGAAAGATTTAGAGAAAGTTGAGGAATGGCTTTCTAAGTTCAATCTAACTTTAAAAAAGAAACCAAGTTATGGTGTCGAGATTATTGGCAATGAAGAGGGGTGGAGAAAAGCTATTGCAAACCTATTAGCATTGACAAGCAATAAAGGTTACGAAGAACTTAAAGAACTTCTTTATGATGAATGCGAGAGGAAGATCGATTATAAGTCTATTTCAAAATTAAAAGAGTTAGTAAATATTGATTATAGGCTTTTAGAAAATATAATCACGAAGGCAGAAAAAAAATTAGAGTTTAAATTTTCGGATGAAGCTTTTGTCAGCTTAATTATGCATATAGCAATATCAATCAAAAGACTAAAAGAAGGAAAAGATGTAAAGCTCTCTGAGGAAATGCTAAATAGTTTGAAGGAAAATGAGGAGTATGAGGAAGCAAGGCAGATAGCAGAAGAAATTGAAGAGTCATTTAAGATAAAACTGCCTGAATCTGAAATAGGATATATACTTCTTCATATTTTAGGTACAAAACTTCTTGAAGGGAAAAGCGAAAATCTAACGATTGCCTTGGAAGGTCAGGGTGATAGCGAACTAGCAGTAATAATGGCTAGGGAGATAATTAGTATTGCAGAGAGAGCCCTTCATATGAATTTAAGTAACGATAAACAACTGTTAAATGGGCTGATTTTACATCTGCGCCCCACAATAAATAGATTAAAATATGATCTTGCCTTAAGAAATCCAATGCTTAAAGAGATAAAGGAAAATTACATTGAAATATATGGAGTTGCTTGGATGACAAGCACTGTATTTGAAAAATATCTGAGTGTAAAAATGCCAGATGAAGAAATAGGATATATATGTCTTCATCTAGCAGCATCAGTTGAACGTAACAAAAATCCACTAAAAGCATTAATAGTTTGTGCTAGTGGTATAGGGACCTCTCAATTTATTGCAGCTAGGCTTGAGAAGAGCTTCAGACAAATAGAGATTATCGATGTAATATCTATCATCGAGTTAAAGCAGAGAAGCTTGAAAGACATAGATATAGTTATATCTACAGTTCCAGTAGAAGTAAATAGACCTAAACTAATGATTAGCCCATTACTTAATCAAAACGATATTAGAAGATTAGGAATTTTTATTGATAATGTTTATAGTAATAAAAGCAAAAATGATGAAACATATCCAATTATAGATAAAAGCCTAATAAAGGTACGAGGTTCTGTAGAAAGCAAAGAATTATTGATAAAAGAAATATGTACTGATTTAGTTAACAGCAAATATGTAGACAATGAATACGTTTACAGTGTGTTAGAACGAGAAAAGATATATAGCACAGCAATAGGAGGTGGGGTTGCAATACCTCATGGTGAAGTAGCTCTGGTTAAACGCTCATGCTTTGCTATCAGTATATTGGATCATCCTATATGTTGGGGAAATGAAAATGTAGAAATGATTTTTCTACTATGCATAAGTGAAGCGGACAGAGAAAAATCAAGGAAATGGATGAGAAACCTATACAATTTTATTGATGATAGTAGCAATGTAAAATTCTTAAAAAGCATAAAAAGTTCAGAAGAAATTTCTAGAGTTGTGGAGGAATTTATATATGCTGATAAATAG